The Gossypium hirsutum isolate 1008001.06 chromosome A13, Gossypium_hirsutum_v2.1, whole genome shotgun sequence nucleotide sequence TCAACAATCATGGAGAAAAGAGAAAACCATTGACCATTGAAGTTGCAGTTTTGAAAGATCATGTCCCTAATTTGGATGTCACTCGTAAACATGAGGTTATTGACTTATTAACCctgaatattttttattgtaccaaaagaaaaaaaccctcaatattttttaaagctattatatatattatttattactatatttGAAAACCCTCCATTGAACACGTTTAAACCTGCAAGCTCCTGATTATTATATCATCCACGATACCAATGATACTAATTCAAACTCCACTGTTTCCCTTATAAATAACCTTTTAATATTACTCGCATCATGCTCATAAATGAGTCcaatttattaaaaagaaatttattaaaaagttagAAGCTTTATAGgaacaaaacataacattatgTCGCTATCATGTTAAGCAAACTTTCAAATCATACGCCTAATATATTTTACAATAAAGAAAAAACATTAAAGATTACAACACCAAAACGCATGCATCAAGACATGAGATATAACGATGCCGTTTTAATTTTTACCTGTTTTATTCTCTAAACTAGAATGCTTGACCATCCAGCACCCCCTTTTTTCACATGTACAATTGAAGAACACtacaaaatatggacaaaatATGATGTAAGCTAGTAGTTCTCTCTTACCTACAGCAGAAGACATAGACATGAGTCAAAATATTAAGTTATCGGATTCGAAAAACCATTGCTCTGAGGATAACACGCTTATCTTCACGTGGGATCCGCTCGAAAGTTGGTTTGATAGAAACCATGTTCCGGCGATGGATTTTACTCCCTTTTATCCTCTTCAGATTCATCTTCCTCATCGGAGATAGCAGCATTTCCATTCTTTTGCTCCTGCTTGACTAAACTCACATCGCCGTTCGATTGCCCCCTAGTTAGAGATTGAGCTTCTTCATCATCGAATTCCTCTCCCACATCTTCCGAGTATGCATATCTGACAATTAGTGGTATAAGTAATGAAAACACATTAATTAAAGCTATAAGATACCCCTCAAAAAAATATAACCATGAGAAGCCTATTTATAGGGGGAATTCCTGCCAATGAATGTAGattctaaaaatcaaaatatggcGCCATAAGGTGGACTTGCTTCAGGTGAATGAACTCGTCTACAGCAGGTCAAAAGCTCAGTTGACATACCCTTTAAGCATTTTTAAGGTTATGGTCGTAAACTGGCTCGAAAGAACTTTTTATAGGAATAAGACGCACCGTTGGGAGCTTTGAGATGGTGCCCAAAGGTAGCAAATAACACAGAGTAGTGCAAACGAAAGTATGTCCCAGAAAGCTGTGATGATCCAAGCACTTTGCCACCTCTCATTGAATGGATCAGTTGCTTTGAAGTATATCTGTAATACCGAACGAATCAGATCCACCATTCTTGAAAATTCCAACCAAGAAAGAAATTGAAATCTAGACAAAACAACCTCATAAGTTATCCATGCAACAGAAGCAATCACTGCCACAGCTAATGCATTTGAGAATTTCCTATAGATGTCCAACTTCACTGATATTCTCTTTGCCTGGATGAAAGAAGTGTGGTTATCGTAAAGGAGAAATGTAACATTTCCCATCATTAAATCTGaaagaagagaaatacaagataCCTGTAACTGCTCTAGTGTTTTGGAAAGAGATGTAAAGATCCACAATATCAAAAATGCATCAAGGAACGCATCGGGAAGGCCTAGGAAGAGTCTTGCTCTTCCTGATACATCATTGATGGTTCCTACGTGCTCGGTAATGTCAAGCAATTCAGATGCCACAAAATAAGTAGCTCCAATAAGAAGCACCTTCGAGGTAAGACCACCTAAAGTTGGGCGTACGACACCATAGCCCATAGAAACGGAAAGTATGAGAAGTCGAGAAAGTGTTTTCTTTATAGCTCCAACTGTTACAACCCAAGCTGTAGTTACAACAGGTCTCATTCCTGTTTTGTTAAAATTAGAATAATCAAGATACCACAATATCATTTCGAACAAGCCAAGACCAATGACTGCGGCAATGCAGTGCTGAAGTTGAAGGATATCTTCCCAAAACCTCATGTATTGGGAGAACCAAATGGCACTAAGCAACAAATAAGCAATTGCCATGTACACATAGAACGTCATCAATGGAGCCATTCTTCCAGGCAAATAACCATCAGGATTCTTCCATACCGTCTTTCCACTCATTACTGTTCCCTTGAGTTTCGGATCACATGCAATAAAAAACAAATTATGCATCCCAGTTTTCTTGATGGGAACCTCAGCATTGTTCATTTGTGTTGATAAATCATTCCCATTGAACTGTATACTAAAAACCATTGGCCAATTAATCTCTGTTGCCGAAGGTATCCTAATGACTTCACCTTGCTTGCAACCTTCTAGCTTAGCAAGATCAGGGGTGCAACATATCGACCTTTGTCCACCATAAGCTGAACCGCCGATATTGTTTCTATCAGCAGCCGCGAAAATCACTGCCTGTATCAACCCGGTACTATGTTCCATCTCGGATTGTTCATCTGCAGCATCTTGAGTCCTCCAAAATGTAATATTTTCAAATCTATATAAAACTTACAAGCAAaacatcaaattttgaaaatggaaCCCTTAATTCAGCACCAAAATTCTAGTTTTACTAATGGGCAAGCATAATTGTTTTATTATATCGACGACTACACGATTGTCTAAATTAcagatttaatttatatatttatcaaaTGAGAACGGCACATAAAACATAGATATAGTCATATAATCATTTTTAACTTCAATAAGcaattaataatagtaaattttagaaagcacatttcataattttaaatataataattacgCATCTTCCGGTAATCCTCATTAATCTGCAAATGCGATAAGCATCAATGACTTGATTTCATAACAGATCTAATCCAAAACCGATCAAACAACGCTACATTTTACATTTACAAAAAATGATTCACGTTCTTAAGTAAATGAAATGTTTCGTTCATTTTACCGAATAAAAGAGCGGCCGTCGGTGGCGGGGTTGTCGGAGGAGAGAGAAGCGTAGAGTCCTTCGCTGCCGCCGGGAAGAATGTAAGCATTGCCGACTTCATTGAAGAGTTGATTCTGGTAGATGTGGATTGAAGCGTGGATCGTTGTTAATAGAGTTGATAATATAACAAAGATTAAAAAGTCAAAGGATTTATTGGCTATTCGAAACGAGAAATCCATGACGATGAATTGGGGTACTAGTCTTCAGCCCTGACCTTAGGGAAAGTAGATCGGGCGATTTTGAGGGGCGAAGGGTAGGAGAGTGAGTGAGATTGAAACCAAATGACTTTAAGCAAAGAAGTAAGCACAACCTTACTGTCGGTGCGAAGGCAGTATGCTTAACGCGCCAAGAAACACGTGTGCATACCCtggttattattattagataaacTACATTATAAactattgataaattttattttaatcatttaattataaaaaattataaaataattactcaactattaataaattcattttttataatttaactataaaaaattataaaataattacttaaCTATTCAAACTTTTAATCACCAATAAATTATCCAtgacaaattttacaatttagataATAGTAACTTTAACCCCAACTTTAACTCTACTCTTGTTTAATCGGTTTCCTCAAATTAATGGTCTTAAATTTGACGAATTAACTTCCACTACATCCAAATTCGAGTCCATTTGCTGTGCTGTGAGTGAATTGGAGAGAGATGAGAAGGGGGAAAATTGCCCCAGATGGCAATGAAACGAGAAAGAGGAGCGAGAAAGGAGACTCGAAATCCCTCAATGCCTATTTCAAGCAGAGGAAGTCACGAACAGAAGGCTTCAAATGCCAGGATCTTGAAGGAGAAAATCAGGAACAAATAAGAGAATCGGGAAATGAAAATAAGGGCAAGCCGGGAAAAGGGTTCTTCGCTTGCTATCTGCTAACCTCTCTCAGCCCTCGTCATAAAGGCCACACCTATATCGGGTCTGATTCTACTGTTCTCTTCCTATATTAATATTTTGCCTCATCCTCACCGTGTTTCTTTCTTATCTCAACATTATGGATGCTAATGCTTCTTTTTTTTGCCGTCAAAGATTGATCTTTTCTTTTGGCAAGATATCTTTTCCAATTTTACCTCTAAGGTTCAGCTTTATGATTCTGTACTTCTCACTCGAGTGTTTTGAATGGTACATGACATGTTTCAAGGCTTTTATTAGATTCGTATTTACACCCTTTTAGGTTTATCTGAGTGAATTCAATTTGAACTCGATGTTTACTTGGTTATGATCTTTAAATTCAAATTTCTCTTTTTTCCCTTCAAATTTTCCGTGTAGTTTCTTTTCTGGTTCATGTTTGATTCGTTACCACTTATCATGAACAAATTGATGCTACTATCTATGTGGCTTAATAAGTCATTTAAATAATATCAGCTTGCAGTTGTTTTCCTTTGATATGAGGTTCTCCAGTAAAAAATTCAAGCTGACCAAACAGTCTGCAATTTGAACTATTTATCTAACGGCAGTGTTGCCCAATTGCAGATTTACTGTGAACCCACTGCGTCGAATAAGACAGCACAATGGAGAAATAGGGAGTGGTGCTTGGAGGACAAAGAGCCGACGCCCGTGGGAAATGGTTGTGTGCATATATGGTTTTCCAACCAATGTATCTGCTCTTCAggtcatatatataatatatattttatattttatatgtagtCTATAACATGGTTGTATTCGAATCTGTTGCATCACCTTTTGGGCTTAGTAGAAAACTGGCAGGTTATGCTTGAAATGCCATTTATATGACTATGAATTGGTCTATCTCACAAGTCTCATCATTTAGCGCTTGTTGATTTTCTTGTATGCATGTGCTTAGGATCCTAGCTTGCTTGTTGTAACAAGGAATTTTGTTGGGCTCGACAGCTATATTCTACCTTGAGTTTTCATGCACTTGTAGCATCTTTTTTATTCTTATGCTAATTGGTTAACTTATTCCGACTGCAGCAGAATATCTTCTCACTCTAGATGAGATTTGGCTATGGCAGGAAACCTTTAGTTTAGGGGATTTTTGGGGTTCTTATCTACTTTATTGTGAAATTTAATTGTCTTATGTTGTCCATGCTTAGTTGATGAAGTGCTATGTATAAATGTGTATGTTAAATTAAGCCATAAGGCAACAAGAGATAGATAATaccggattttttttaaatgcagaAAAGGCAGCTTTTTGACACTCGAATAGGCATTCTTGATTGGTGAACAATGcttccaaatttaaaattttctgagctaattgattttattatatgTAATACTTCCAATAACTGTTCTGACTCATGGTTTATTActaatatataaatgttttcTGATGGGTTGATGCCTGCAGTTTGAGTGGGCCTGGCAGCATCCTCAAGAATCAGTGGCCGTGAGGCAAGCAGCTGCAACTTTTAAATCCTTCTCTGGTGTCACCAATAAGATAAAACTTGCATATACGATGCTCACCCTCCCTGCCTGGAAGAGGTATATACTTGCCTTTTATCCCTGATAAATCCTGTTTTGTTTAGGTCAATAGTTGGTTAACCAATGTGTTATATTGTTGTTTGATCAGCTTGAACATCACGGTAAACTACTTCTCAACCAAATACACAAATCATTCTGCTAGTTGCCCAAGCTTGCCGGAGCAGATGAAAGTTAAAGTTTCACCAATGGATGAGCTCCCCTGCTATACTGAACCAAATGAGTTTGAATACAAAGATGATTGTGATAACTTGGATGAATATGACGAAGTCAGTGATGCATGTGAAACTGTTCCAGAAACATATCCAAATGAAGTGGTTATTGTTTCAGCAGATAATTTGCATAGCATCATTCATGAGGCTTGTCATGAACAATCTGAACACATTGAAGAATATGGGACAAGAAAACCAGGGGAGTCATCCAATCTTGGAGTAGGTAATGTAGAGTCACTAGTTTTCATTCATCCCCCTACTAGCAAGGCAACCTCAATTGCTACTGGCCTCACCATGGTAAATGCTGCTGAATGTGCAGATATGAGCATTGCTGGGAAGGAGTCTTTGAGGGGCATGCGGTTTAAGTATGCTGTGGAAGCTGATGAAGATCCACAACCATCGGTAAAAGAGAAACCATCAACTACTGACGAGGAATATGAAAAGCTAGGGGACACTTGCACTTTTGGAGTATATCACAGGCAGCCATTTGATGTCATTTGTTCACCACTACAAGCATCTTCCTCAGTTGTTACTAGCCTTTCTAATGAAGAGACAGCTGAAGGAACCAATATACGCATTATTGAGAAGGAATGTCGGATTCAGAAGCAATTTTCAGCTTTTGTAGCGGCCAGTGGAGATCAACAGTCATGGAGAAAAGGGAAACCATTGACGACTGAAGTTGCAGTTTTGAAAGATCATGTCCCTAGTTTCGATGTCATTCGTGAGCCTGAGGTTATAGATTTATTAACCCCATCTCCCAGCTATAGAGTCAGGCCATGCACCAAGAAAAGAAGAATTTCCAAGTTTTCTCCCGAGATCATAGATCTCACTTGAGCTTTGTCTGAGCATAGAATGTTGGGCATGAATTAACAGGAGGATTAAGCTGGCCACAAGAGTAATTGTTTTATCCCTTAAATCAACTGGAAGGTCTGGGTAgggaattttattcatttctactaTGATAATGACCCGTTCTGCTTTAATGCTAATTGATCAGATTCGAAGTAATTGTTTTCATCAAATACTACAATCCTGCCTAGCTGATGATGAGGAAATTACTTCATTTTATATCGTCTTACCTCCGATCAGGCCAGCTTCCTTCCCATCATTCGAAATTTAATTCCTCAAATATATCTATTCAATTCATAGCTCCCTCATTTCTTCGCCAATTCTCTCTCACTCtcactttcttttcaattttttcctgTCATTCTTTTTTAGCTTTGAGTAACCACAGGCCAAAAAAAACACGGTACAGTAGGAAGAGAGTTTTTGTGAGAGAGAAACCCTAAGTTTTCTCTGGTGTTTctagtttttgtgattttttaaatcTGCTGCTTCATCGGAGACTCATTTCAGGTATCAATCTCTGTTTTAGTTTCAGATCCATGCTTCTTTACTTGTATTTCAGTGGGTTTTTCttagggtttttggttttcaGCTTTAGAAATAACTGGTTCGTTCCGTCTGTCAAATCTATAGATGTTGGTCTTGTTcttcatttttgtttgtttatcgtCTACTGTatgttgttctttatttttggattgtttgTTTCCCTCTGTTTAATGTTATAGCTTTTTTGTTATTGTCTATTTCTTTTAAATCTTTGCTTAGCAGAATACTAATTGCCTGAACAAAAAGCATCCGTATGTAAATTGTTTACTGCATCTGTGTTGGCTTGATTTGAGTTCTAGGAACCCAGTAGGAGTTGTGACGCATGTAGGGTTTATTTGGTAGTTTTTTCTGGATGGTAATAGCATGTCTTTTTAATTTGTAGTGAGTTGTGACATTCTGTTTCTTAGATTTCTCAAAAAATCTGTcctttagtttttaaaaaaaaaaataatctaattGGGATGCTTGTTAATATTGATAGTAATTGAAGAATTGGAGAATTTCAACCTATTTGCTAATTGCAAAGGTTTTTTTCGATTTGGGTTTCATGATCATATACGGTGGAGATTGTCATGATTCGTGTATGcatatatgttttctttttcatacTGCTAGGTAGTTGCATTCATCAGTAAAATAGTTGGGATTGGTCGTGTTCTGTTGGGTATGATTTGCAAATGGATTTTGATTGGAAGTTTTAGGTAGACCCATAGTATCTCTGTATATCAGCTGAATGGGAAGTTTTGTGTGACTATTGATATATCCATGTGGTGAAATACTCAGATTTTGGTTAAAGATAGAATTATATTCATCTGTGTTATCTAGCCTTATATTCGAAACCCTATTTGGTTAACAATGGAAGTTTAACAAAAGCGAGGGTTTTTAGCTGCTTCCATGCTATTTTCTTCTTCATATCTGGAAAATATTGCTATCTAATTCAGAAGTACTTCTGAGTAagtctttttttctcaattttctacCTATTTAGAtacattcatatattttaatgaatttgggTCTCCCTGGTATTCTAGGCGattctttatttttaatagaaCTTTGGATATGTGGTAAATATTTTCGTTTTGGGAGTAAATTTTGGTACAGAAATTGCATATTAGTCCaacatcatctatgtattcaATTGAATGTGTTTTCGGTCTTTTAAGGATGTTGCTTATGGATTCCTTTACGAAGGTTTCTTTCGATCGCAGCATTAGAGGTGGAGATTTGATTATTGTATATGAGAGGCATGATACCATGAAAGCTGTTAACAGTGTGCGAGAATTCGGTTCTTCAAAATCGTTTCGGTGTATTTAAAGCTGTTAAAGCTGCATTATATTTGTTCAGGGAATAAGAAAACACTAATTAAATCATACTGAGTTTTTAAATATTTCCAGAGAATTTGACATTTCACAACAACATTTTAATAAGTGCTGGGTTTATTTTCATATTCCACGTTGTATCTCGTTTAGGGATAAGCTATTCTAAGAATATTCCCATCATATCCTGTCCCGGTTCAGTATTTTTAGTTCCCAGTTCAGCTGTTTTGGTATCCGGTTCAGCTTGGAAAAACAGGCCCAATTTTATTTTGGTTGAGAGAGTTTAGTATTGTATTTTGCTTAAGAAATGATTTAGttagaatataaaatatgattatttagtttttaaagttaataataaagttAAGGGATAATGCATGACAAACGGTTTAAAAATaaggagaaaataaattttagagTTATTTAACGTaaggtttaaaatattttaaaataaataaaaattttaaaaataaattgcacGTGAGTatgttttaaaatatcaaaaatttaaatttaaaatcaaaatcgaatttttaaaattttaattatcatattgCAAAAAAGagttgataaaatttaaatattaaatataacattaatatatttttcaacaaaCTTGCAATGATAAAACCATAGAAAGTGAATTTTTTTATCGCTTGGAtgctttatttacttatttaaatttatttattatataaatagtaaatcgtactaatcaaaacatatatTATTAATCAACCAAACACTTTGGAAgggaatattgaatttttttaaataatataaaaatttatttaaaattttaaaacaagtttcaattttctataattagaTAAATATCATAAAAAACTTATGGGTCGTGCCCGGCCCGGCATCGAATCAAATGCCTTATTACCTAACCTTGGTTTTCTTTTCCTCTTCAAGTCACACTCACACCCCCCAATTTCTAACGGCTAAtttcaaaatccctaaccctaacaAAATAGCTTTGCCTTCTCCACTCCAACACCCTACGGCCACCACTATTGTCGTTCACGAGTCAGGCAGTCACCATCGGTCCGCCATCATCGTTTACCAGTCAGGTAGTCACCATCGGTCCACCCATCAATCTCTTTCAAGTAAGAGCAAAATTAAAATTgtattccttttctttttcaagtaaGAGCAAACCCGTTACTACTCAACTATAACTCAGTAGCATTTTTGGCATGCAAGTAGCTCATAAAACCAAACCCGCTCCTCCTTTTATTCTTCTTATGCTTTTtgcttttacaattttttttcgtTTTCCCCTAGGGTTTTATTCAGCGCAGCCGGCTAAAGGTAAAGTCTGCATTTAGTTTCGAGTTATTGAAGTAgtttttttaaagatataattagggtTTTGGATAGTGAATTTTAAGTGGATTTGTTGAATTCTACCCCCGAAAGTTTTGTCTTTGTATGTA carries:
- the LOC107957683 gene encoding transmembrane protein 87A isoform X3, yielding MKSAMLTFFPAAAKDSTLLSPPTTPPPTAALLFDEQSEMEHSTGLIQAVIFAAADRNNIGGSAYGGQRSICCTPDLAKLEGCKQGEVIRIPSATEINWPMVFSIQFNGNDLSTQMNNAEVPIKKTGMHNLFFIACDPKLKGTVMSGKTVWKNPDGYLPGRMAPLMTFYVYMAIAYLLLSAIWFSQYMRFWEDILQLQHCIAAVIGLGLFEMILWYLDYSNFNKTGMRPVVTTAWVVTVGAIKKTLSRLLILSVSMGYGVVRPTLGGLTSKVLLIGATYFVASELLDITEHVGTINDVSGRARLFLGLPDAFLDAFLILWIFTSLSKTLEQLQAKRISVKLDIYRKFSNALAVAVIASVAWITYEIYFKATDPFNERWQSAWIITAFWDILSFALLCVICYLWAPSQSSQRYAYSEDVGEEFDDEEAQSLTRGQSNGDVSLVKQEQKNGNAAISDEEDESEEDKRE
- the LOC107957683 gene encoding transmembrane protein 87A isoform X2, encoding MKSAMLTFFPAAAKDSTLLSPPTTPPPTAALLFDAADEQSEMEHSTGLIQAVIFAAADRNNIGGSAYGGQRSICCTPDLAKLEGCKQGEVIRIPSATEINWPMVFSIQFNGNDLSTQMNNAEVPIKKTGMHNLFFIACDPKLKGTVMSGKTVWKNPDGYLPGRMAPLMTFYVYMAIAYLLLSAIWFSQYMRFWEDILQLQHCIAAVIGLGLFEMILWYLDYSNFNKTGMRPVVTTAWVVTVGAIKKTLSRLLILSVSMGYGVVRPTLGGLTSKVLLIGATYFVASELLDITEHVGTINDVSGRARLFLGLPDAFLDAFLILWIFTSLSKTLEQLQAKRISVKLDIYRKFSNALAVAVIASVAWITYEIYFKATDPFNERWQSAWIITAFWDILSFALLCVICYLWAPSQSSQRYAYSEDVGEEFDDEEAQSLTRGQSNGDVSLVKQEQKNGNAAISDEEDESEEDKRE
- the LOC107957683 gene encoding transmembrane protein 87A isoform X1, translated to MDFSFRIANKSFDFLIFVILSTLLTTIHASIHIYQNQLFNEVGNAYILPGGSEGLYASLSSDNPATDGRSFIRFENITFWRTQDAADEQSEMEHSTGLIQAVIFAAADRNNIGGSAYGGQRSICCTPDLAKLEGCKQGEVIRIPSATEINWPMVFSIQFNGNDLSTQMNNAEVPIKKTGMHNLFFIACDPKLKGTVMSGKTVWKNPDGYLPGRMAPLMTFYVYMAIAYLLLSAIWFSQYMRFWEDILQLQHCIAAVIGLGLFEMILWYLDYSNFNKTGMRPVVTTAWVVTVGAIKKTLSRLLILSVSMGYGVVRPTLGGLTSKVLLIGATYFVASELLDITEHVGTINDVSGRARLFLGLPDAFLDAFLILWIFTSLSKTLEQLQAKRISVKLDIYRKFSNALAVAVIASVAWITYEIYFKATDPFNERWQSAWIITAFWDILSFALLCVICYLWAPSQSSQRYAYSEDVGEEFDDEEAQSLTRGQSNGDVSLVKQEQKNGNAAISDEEDESEEDKRE
- the LOC107957684 gene encoding uncharacterized protein, with the translated sequence MRRGKIAPDGNETRKRSEKGDSKSLNAYFKQRKSRTEGFKCQDLEGENQEQIRESGNENKGKPGKGFFACYLLTSLSPRHKGHTYIGFTVNPLRRIRQHNGEIGSGAWRTKSRRPWEMVVCIYGFPTNVSALQFEWAWQHPQESVAVRQAAATFKSFSGVTNKIKLAYTMLTLPAWKSLNITVNYFSTKYTNHSASCPSLPEQMKVKVSPMDELPCYTEPNEFEYKDDCDNLDEYDEVSDACETVPETYPNEVVIVSADNLHSIIHEACHEQSEHIEEYGTRKPGESSNLGVDMSIAGKESLRGMRFKYAVEADEDPQPSVKEKPSTTDEEYEKLGDTCTFGVYHRQPFDVICSPLQASSSVVTSLSNEETAEGTNIRIIEKECRIQKQFSAFVAASGDQQSWRKGKPLTTEVAVLKDHVPSFDVIREPEVIDLLTPSPSYRVRPCTKKRRISKFSPEIIDLT